The Tumebacillus sp. BK434 genome segment GGCGTTGGGCTCGACCTGACCCAGCCGGTGATGATCCCCAAGACGATCAACGAGCAGAAGCTGTAAGCCGGGCAACCTCACAAACCAACGGGATCTCAGCGTCTCGTTGGTTTTTGTTTGCCAAAGTTTGGGGTAGTGGAAACGGGAAAATAAGGTTATGCTATCAGAGTATCTTATGGGAACCAGGGGAGGTCTTCAAGGAATGCGAGTGGACGGACGTCAACCGAACGAAACCCGCACGATTACGATTGAACGCAATTACATCAAACATGCTGAAGGATCGGTCTTGATCTCTGTCGGCGACACGAAAGTGATCTGCACGGCGACTGTGGAGGACAAAGTTCCGCCGTTTCTGCGCAACTCCGGCACGGGCTGGATCACCGCTGAGTACGGAATGCTGCCGCGCTCGACCGGCACCCGCAACCAGCGCGAGTCGTCCCGAGGCAAAGTCGGCGGACGCACGATGGAAATTCAGCGTCTGATCGGACGGGCGTTGCGCGCCATCGTCGACTTGAAAGCGCTTGGCGAAAAGACTTTGTGGCTGGACTGCGACGTGATTCAGGCGGACGGCGGCACCCGCACCGCATCGATCACCGGCGCGTTTGTCGCGCTGGCGGATGCGTTATATAAGCAGGTGGAAAAAGGGTCGCTCAGCACGTTGCCGATCACCGATTTTCTGGCGGCGGTCTCGGTGGGCATGGTCGGCGACCGGGCGGTGCTCGACTTGAACTATCAGGAAGACTCGGCGGCGAATGTTGACATGAACATCGTGATGACCGGCGCCGGCCGCTTTGTCGAGCTGCAAGGCACGGGCGAAGAAGCGACGTTTTCGATGGATGAACTGCAGCAGATGCTTGCGCTGGGCAAGATCGGCAACGAACAATGGATCAGTCTGCAAAAGCAGGTGCTGGGCGAAGAGATCACCGGTCTGATCGCCAAAAATGCGCTGCAAAACGCCTAAGCGGCTTTTTACATAGGGGAGCAATCGGAGGTCAGAGATGGGACAGATTCAAACCAAACTTCTTCTTGCCACCAAGAACCAAGGCAAAGTCAAAGAGTTTCAACACTTTTTCGCCGAGCTCGGCTGGCATGTCGAAGCGGTGCCGCAGGACGCGCCCGACGTCGTCGAGGACAAGGATACTTTTGCCGGCAATGCGATCAAGAAGGCTGAGGAGATCGCCAAAGCGTATCATATGCCGGCGCTGGCCGATGACTCCGGCCTGGAAGTCGATGCGCTGCAAGGTCGACCCGGCGTCTATTCGGCGCGCTTTGCCGGCGAACACGCGACCGACGAGCAAAACAACGCGAAACTCTTGCAGGAGCTGACCGGCATCGGGGACGACAGCCGGGCGGCCCGTTTCGTCTCGGCGATCGCGCTGTCCCGACCGGGGCAGGAGACGCTGGTGTCGTTTGGCACGCTCGAAGGCGCAGTTCTGCACACCGGGCGGGGCACGCAAGGATTCGGCTACGATCCGTTGTTCGTGCTGCCCGAGCGCGGCAAGACGCTGGCCGAACTCTCATTGGAAGAAAAAAATTCCATCTCGCACCGGGCGAAAGCGCTGCGCGGCATGATCGAGATGCTGAAGATGGAAGGGCATGACGGCGCGGTGAGCGAGTCGGAGCAAGGGCCGGGCGAATGAGCGGAACCTACCGTGTGCTGATCCTCTCCGATTCGCATGGGCGAACCGACCGGATCGACGAGGTGATCGCGCAGGTTCAGGCACGCTTGGGCGGCTATGACTTGCTCCTGCACGCCGGTGACCATGCGGAGGATGTGCTCGACGGGAAGTATCCCAATGCCGTGACCGTCTGCGGCAACTGCGATCCGTACGGCAGTGCCGCGGAGGAACAGGCGCTCGACCTGTACGGCGTGCCGGCCCTGCTTTTGCACGGGCACACGGTGAGCGTCAAAACGTCGCCGCTTCAGCTCGTCTACAAGGCGGCAGAACAGGGCGTGCAGCTCGCCGTGTTCGGGCATACGCACACGCCGGTCCTGTTTGTCGAGGACGGCTGCGTGTTTCTCAATCCGGGCAGCCTGTCCGTTCCGCGCGGCTATACGGTGTGCACCTATGCCGTATTGGAACTTTGCGCGGGAGAAGCGGGGATTCAG includes the following:
- the rph gene encoding ribonuclease PH; this translates as MRVDGRQPNETRTITIERNYIKHAEGSVLISVGDTKVICTATVEDKVPPFLRNSGTGWITAEYGMLPRSTGTRNQRESSRGKVGGRTMEIQRLIGRALRAIVDLKALGEKTLWLDCDVIQADGGTRTASITGAFVALADALYKQVEKGSLSTLPITDFLAAVSVGMVGDRAVLDLNYQEDSAANVDMNIVMTGAGRFVELQGTGEEATFSMDELQQMLALGKIGNEQWISLQKQVLGEEITGLIAKNALQNA
- a CDS encoding XTP/dITP diphosphatase, whose protein sequence is MGQIQTKLLLATKNQGKVKEFQHFFAELGWHVEAVPQDAPDVVEDKDTFAGNAIKKAEEIAKAYHMPALADDSGLEVDALQGRPGVYSARFAGEHATDEQNNAKLLQELTGIGDDSRAARFVSAIALSRPGQETLVSFGTLEGAVLHTGRGTQGFGYDPLFVLPERGKTLAELSLEEKNSISHRAKALRGMIEMLKMEGHDGAVSESEQGPGE
- a CDS encoding metallophosphoesterase, with the translated sequence MSGTYRVLILSDSHGRTDRIDEVIAQVQARLGGYDLLLHAGDHAEDVLDGKYPNAVTVCGNCDPYGSAAEEQALDLYGVPALLLHGHTVSVKTSPLQLVYKAAEQGVQLAVFGHTHTPVLFVEDGCVFLNPGSLSVPRGYTVCTYAVLELCAGEAGIQGRFSFYTLDGTPIPAFDMEHVFSIR